The stretch of DNA CCGTGCTCGCGCGGGCCGCGGAGAGTGCGGCGTGTCCGTCGAGCAAGGCAACGCGTGCGCCGTAAGTGCCAACGAAATCCAGATCGAGGATGCCTTGCGAGCTCGTGACACGTCCCGATGCGATCGACGCGACGAAGGGAGTGGAATTGGATGCGATGGCGATCCGCGCGCGTCCGGACTGGAGCGTGAAGCGCCGCTCGCGACCGCCGATATGCACCAGTGCATGGCTGTATGCATCGAGAGTTACGCGTGATCCATCCGGCAAGGTGAATACGCGGATCTGTCCTGCCTGGCTGGCCAGCGCGATGGTTGGCGCTGCCGCCGGCAGGACTTGGCGCGGAACGAGAAGATACCCTGCAACCCCTATGACCAAAGCGAGCGTTGCTGCCAGCGCGAATGCCGCTCTGCCGTAAAAGTGGTGGGGGCGTGGCGATGGCTGGATAGTGCCATGTCGCGAAGACAGTTTCACGATGGCCGCTTCGGCAAAATGGTTTTCGGCCCAGATATAGGCACGCTGGTGGAGTGGCGAGGCGCCATGCCAAGCGATGAACGCATCCTCATGGTCCGGTGCATTTTCGCCCCGCCGGCGCACGAACCAGCCGATGGCTGTGTCCCGCAGATCAGCAGGAAGTGGCGCGTTGTCGATCGGTGTCTCGTTCATCGGGCCGCATCCACATGAAGGGCAATGTGCCGCAGGGCTTTCATCATATGGTATTCCACGGTCGCCACGCTGATGCCCAGTCTTTGATGGATGTCGCGATAGGTCAACTCCTCGACCCGGTGCATGAGGAAAACCCGCCGGGTCTTTTCCGGCAGCAGATCGAGGGCATTCTCATACACGCGCAACAGATCGGCGGCCTCGATCGCATGGGTCTGTACCGGTTCAGTGGCAAGATCCCGTTCCTCATCGAGCGGAAGATCGATGGCCGCTGCGTGCTTGTGGCGCCTGGCGCGATCAATCAGGAGATTACGGGCAATGCGTGCGATGAAGGCGGCAGGGTTGGAAAGCGAATGCGCCTGGGCGCTTCCGGCCGCGCGGACGAAGACATCTTGCACCAGGTCAGGAGCAAGATCCTGCCCGGCACGGCGACGAAAATAGCGCAGCAATCTTGGCTCTTCCTGACGGAAAACGAGCGCAAGAGTGACGGCATGGGTCTCATCGCCCGGGCCGAGAGGTTCGGTGGCTTCGATCTCGATCGCAGGATCGCCGATCGATGCAGGCAGGGACGGCACGCTAGCATGTCCGCGACAGGCGCACGTCCTGCTCGGCAAAACCGAAGGACACGCTTCCATAGCTGCGCCGTCGTTGGGTTCGCCCAAGAAAGCCTTGTGGCGTCACCGTTCCGGTCCGGCCGCCTGTCCCGACAGGACCGGCGTACATGATGCCTGGCAAGGTTGCGCACGGAGCGGCCAGAACGTGATCCGCGCCCGGGCATCATCGCTGCACCGTCTTCATGGTGCAAGCGCGATTTAAGCGTGGCCCGATGCCGCGGCTTCAACCAGTTGCCGGGCAAACTTTCGCCGTCTGTCGTGGTATCTTGCGATCAGGTCGGACACCTTGCCGCGATCGCGTCCGCCAACGGCTGTGCGCAGTGTACGCAACTCCTGTGCTGTACGTGGCAGGATCGCGCTTTCCCATCGGCGAAAAGGCCCCAATCTGGCCGCAGCGTTGCCTAGTGCCCAGTCCAGTTCCGGATCGCCGCTTCTTGCCGTGATCGAGGCGAAAAGGATCGCTGCCGCGTCGGCTTCTCCCTCCCGGTTCTGCGGGCTTTCGATGGACAGCACCGGCAACGAAACGGCCGCGATGGCAAGCTGGGCCAAGGTATGATGCCAGGATACAAGGGCAAGGAACGCGGCCTCGTCGATCACCGGAACCTGAAAACCGGCCCCCGGTCTGGTCGTGACAAGTCGCTCTCCCGACAGTCTGTTGAGGCTATCGCGTACAGGGGTGATGCTGACTGACAGATCGGTCGCGAGTTTCGCGGCCTCGAGGTGAAAGCCCGAAGGCCACGCACCGCTCACAAGACGCCGTCGCAGCGCGTGATAGGTCGGCTCGAGTACGTGCGCAGGGCTCACAGGTCCATTCCGTTTGGCGAGCAATGCGCTCCTTCGCGGCGGGGAGATGGCGAGGCGCAGGTGTCCGGTGGCCTGCCGGACGTCCTCCGTCGGGCCGCTGTGGCTCGCGTGAGTTGGCTATCGGTCATGCGATCGCATCGGCCATCACAAATGGCATCATCGTCAGCGGGACCGGCGCGAAGATGTCGCTCTTGTGCAGACGTTCAAGCGTGTCGGGCGCAATGGCGATGTGAAGCGCAACAATCCAGGAATTGCCATGCCGGGCAGGTCGACCCAGAGCTTCGCAATCCCAGCCAAAGGTGCAGATCTGTTCGAACCAGGCCTGGTCGGCCACGCCCGTATAGGCCGTGATGCCGACATTCATCGCATACCAGCTTAGCGCGGTGACAATCCGGTTCCGGGCGAGGCGACGTTCCGCAGCGCGCCGGTGGCGATCGAGGCAGAAACGGGTGATCTCTCGCACGGTCGGACCGGCCGGAGGCGGAGTGGAACACAGATGCGCGAAACAGTCGGCGAGCAGGTGGGGGCGGTCGGTGCGCAACAGTCGGCTCGAGGCCCTATGGCGTCCCTGTTCATCGCTTAGCACGAGATACCGGGCATCGGCATTGTCGAACTGGTCGATTTCCAGATGCTCTGCAGACACCGGTACGTCCCAGCCCAGAAGATCGACGAAAACCTCCTTGCGTGCCTGGAACATGGCACGAAGTGGTGACCGGCTGCGCGCCAGCGCGCCGTCGTAGAGTTCTGCAATCATGGTCATTTTCCTGTGCAGTGATGCCTCTGCAAGGAAGACGATTTGCGTGCGAGTCGCCTATCCCCATATCTGGGGAGCCGGGCGCGGGAAGCCTCCAGGCGTCAATCGCGCCAGCGAAAGATATCTGCATAACTGACCAGCCCTTCGAACAGCGCATAGACGATGAGCAGTTCGCGCCGACCGATATTGTAGCGTAGCCGGGCATCCTTGAGGTGCTGGGCTGCGGTCTGGTAGCTGATGCCTTCTATGTTGGCGATTTCAGAATCGCTTTTGCCGCGCGCTGCCCATAACAGGCAGGTGATTTGCTTGGGCGTCAGGCGCGCCTTTTGCGGGCGTGACACTTGTCCTGACAACTGACTGGCACGTTCCAGTGCCATCGCACCAACGGCTTCTGCGACAATCAGGTAGGGCTCGGGCAGGCTTTGAGATCCGGTGACAAAGCTGCAGCTTCCGGTCAGGGTGCCCGGCAAATGCCGGGGAACGGTGAAGCCATCGCAAATCCCGAATTGCTGGCCAATTTCCAGCATGATGCATTCCTGCTTGGTGAGGGGTATAAGTGCGCCGATCCTTTGCCAGCGAAAGCCGACCATGCTGTGCTCTCCTGCCCGGCGAACCGGGTCCGTCGCGGCCAAGTTGAAGCCGGTATAGACGTCGGCCCAGTTTGCGGGGTAGTCGTGGACCAACAGCGATGTTCCGGCATCGCCGCCAAGGCCGATCTCGAGAGCAAGGGCAAAGCGTTCGAAACCCATGTCATAGCTGGCGCGCGCCAGTGCCTCGTGGAGTTCGTCGAGCGATGAGGCCTCCAGGATCGGCGCGCGCAGCGCCTCTATAAGCGCAAGTCGCATATCAAAGCACTGCGTCTGCGACGGCACGTTCGCCTCACCGTGCGCAAAACACCCTTTCAAGCTGTGTGCCCCGTTGCAACGATTCCCCGTCGTGCCCTGGACACAGGCTGGTGCCGGTCGAGACTTCCTCTTCCGCAAAGCGATCAATTTTTATTGATGCTGCAACTATTTCTGAACAATTTCCGATTGGCAACGTCTTTTTATGTCAGCTGGTTGCTCAACCGGGACGCAAAGGGCCTTGCTGCGATATCATCGGGGGCAGGGGCTGGGCAGATTTCGAACGTGTCCTGCCTCTGCTACGCTCCTCCTTCTGGCGCTGCCATGGCACCGTCCAGCATCATACGAGCCCGATGAAGGGAGGCATCCACCGCACCAGTTTAGTGGCGCGCGACACCGAGCGATACTTATGAAATTCCGCGCGTGATCGCAGTATCGGGTACTAAAATTCGGCCAGAAGATCGGCCAAGGGATCTTTCCATAACCTGTAGGGCAAAACATAAAGTGGAAATAGGGCTCGAAAAACTGCTGTTCTATGGCTAATGCAAGCGCAAGAGCACTCGCTAGGAAGATCGGCCAAACCTGTGGCGACAAACGTCGAATCCCCTACCCAAATCGAGCCAGCTCGCATCGACGCGCCAACCGGCGATTGAACGGATGCGGTGGAATGCTTCCCTTCATCGCATCAGTTCAATTTCCAGGCGGGGTATCCCACGTCCTGCACGCGAGGGTTCGAATGGCGAAGGTGCAAAGACCCCGACCCGTATCAATATCCATCACGGGCTGGGCAGTCTCTGCTCGCCGAGTGGTCTGAATGATCAACCCTGCCTAACAGGGATTTATGATTCAGACCCAAGCCATTTCCGACTAAGCGTCATGCTGGTGCCTGCACCCGTTGCCGCTTGATGTGATTGATCAGCGCGCGCAGCTTGGGCGCGATATTCCTGCGGTTTGGAAAATATAGAAAGAAGTCGGGGAACGAAGGGCCGCGGCCGATAGCTTATTGGTGGTATGATACCCCGTTAAAGAACGTGGCCCGTGGGCATTTGAGCACTTGAGAGTGGTAGCGCCGCGTCGCGGTGACCCCGGTTAGGAAAATGACGGTTTGCATCGCCCATACCCTCCGGACCCGGAGGAGAATGTGGAATGACTCGACCAAAATCTGGAAGCATGAACGCCCTGTCCATGGTCAATCCGGGCGCAGCCGCCGTTGATATTGGCTCGACCATGCACATGGCAGCCGTCAATCCGAATGCTGACGGTGATCTTGTGCAATCCTTTGGTACCTTCACCGGCGATCTGCACGCCATAGCGCGCTGGTTCAAGACTTGCGGTGACACCAGCGTGGCGATGGAATCGACCGGCGTCTATTGGATACCGGCCTATGAAGTGCTCGAGGAACATGGCTTTCGCGATCCTCGTCAACGCCCGTTACGCCAAGAATGTGCCGGGCCGCAAAACCGATGTGAACGACGCCGCCTCGCTACAACGCCTTCACAGCTATGGTCTACTGCGCGGCAGCTTTCCCCCGGAAGGAGGTGCGCCACGCTCCGGGCCTATTTGCGGCAACGTGAACGCCTGATCGAATATTGCGCCTCGCACATCCAACACATGCAGAAGGCGTTGATGGAGATGAATGTGCAGCTCCACCATGTCGTCACTAAT from Novosphingobium sp. 9 encodes:
- a CDS encoding FecR family protein; this encodes MNETPIDNAPLPADLRDTAIGWFVRRRGENAPDHEDAFIAWHGASPLHQRAYIWAENHFAEAAIVKLSSRHGTIQPSPRPHHFYGRAAFALAATLALVIGVAGYLLVPRQVLPAAAPTIALASQAGQIRVFTLPDGSRVTLDAYSHALVHIGGRERRFTLQSGRARIAIASNSTPFVASIASGRVTSSQGILDLDFVGTYGARVALLDGHAALSAARASTAYIRPSHMLIKGQALSYSATRFDPAPAPASDVDERDWPQGWLDFRAVPLSELVARTNRYGPPVIVLDNSRLGTLRISGRFKVTDPARIAARVADVFSLAVTHRPDGIHLDEK
- a CDS encoding RNA polymerase sigma factor; translation: MPSLPASIGDPAIEIEATEPLGPGDETHAVTLALVFRQEEPRLLRYFRRRAGQDLAPDLVQDVFVRAAGSAQAHSLSNPAAFIARIARNLLIDRARRHKHAAAIDLPLDEERDLATEPVQTHAIEAADLLRVYENALDLLPEKTRRVFLMHRVEELTYRDIHQRLGISVATVEYHMMKALRHIALHVDAAR
- a CDS encoding acyl-homoserine-lactone synthase; its protein translation is MIAELYDGALARSRSPLRAMFQARKEVFVDLLGWDVPVSAEHLEIDQFDNADARYLVLSDEQGRHRASSRLLRTDRPHLLADCFAHLCSTPPPAGPTVREITRFCLDRHRRAAERRLARNRIVTALSWYAMNVGITAYTGVADQAWFEQICTFGWDCEALGRPARHGNSWIVALHIAIAPDTLERLHKSDIFAPVPLTMMPFVMADAIA
- a CDS encoding LuxR family transcriptional regulator, with translation MPSQTQCFDMRLALIEALRAPILEASSLDELHEALARASYDMGFERFALALEIGLGGDAGTSLLVHDYPANWADVYTGFNLAATDPVRRAGEHSMVGFRWQRIGALIPLTKQECIMLEIGQQFGICDGFTVPRHLPGTLTGSCSFVTGSQSLPEPYLIVAEAVGAMALERASQLSGQVSRPQKARLTPKQITCLLWAARGKSDSEIANIEGISYQTAAQHLKDARLRYNIGRRELLIVYALFEGLVSYADIFRWRD